In Kordiimonas sp. SCSIO 12610, the sequence CCGATAACTGACGTTCCTGTTTATTCACTTCAGCAAATCCCGGCAATCGAAGGGGCGCTTGTTGCCATGGATCCACACACGGGGCGTGTGCTGGCGATGGTTGGTGGCTTTGATTATAATTCCAGTCAATATAACCGCGCAGTTCAGGCAAAACGCCAACCGGGTTCCGCCTTCAAACCCTTTGTTTATGCAGCTGCGCTTGATAAAGGTTTTACACCAGCGAGCTTGGTTCTGGATGCCCCGTTTGTTATTAATCAAGGGCAGGGCTTAGGACGATGGAAGCCGAAAAATAGCTCAAATAAATTTTATGGTCCAAGCACCCTCCGGCTGGGTATCGAGAAATCAAGAAATTTGATGACTGTGCGGTTGGCGCAAAATATTGGTATGCGCAGTGTGTTTGAATATGCGGATCGATTTGGTCTTGCAGATAACATGGAACCAAATCTCGCGGCGTCGCTTGGAGCAGCAGAAGTGACCGTTATGGATATTACGGCAGCTTATGGCATGCTTGTAAATGGCGGGAAAAAAATCACTCCTTCCCTTATTGACCGAATTCAGGATCGCCGCGGCGCTACAATATATAAACATGATGAGCGTGAATGCGGTGATTGCACACTTAATCTCTCTGTTGGGGAAGAGCTAGGTTACGACGTTAGTCGTAGTTTCGAAGAACCAAGGCTTCCTGAAAATCGTGATCAAATTATTGATCCTAAAACTGCTTTTCAGCTCGTCACGATGATGCAGGGTGTTGTTGAAAATGGAACGGGTCGTAAAATTAAAGTGCTCAGAAAACCACTAGCAGGCAAAACAGGAACAACCGACGATTCCTTTGATGCATGGTTTGTTGGATTTTCCGCCGATATGGTTGTTGGCGTTTTCACTGGTTTTGACCGCCCGCGTTCGCTTGGCCGTTTTGAAGAGGGTTCGAGCGTTGCAGTTCCGATTTTCCGCGATTTCATGCAAGGGGCCCTTAAGGATACACCAGGTATTCCCTTTCGCATGCCATCGGGTATTCGTCTCGTCAGGATTAACGCTGAAACTGGCGCTCCTGCTAAGCCTGGGGACAAGAATGTGATCCTTGAAGCCTTTAAGCCTGGAACCGAACCACGGCCCGGACAGGTTGCAGTACTTGACGGCTCGCTCCCAGTTGGTAAAACCACCATAAGAAAAGGGTCCGGCGGCGTTTATTAAAACGAAGCCAGGCTTTCCACAAAATACCACTCTATTATAGAAAGAGAATTTATGCGCGCGGAAGCACAGGCTATCGTCGACAACCTCAAGCAGTCACTTGCACTGCTGAGGAGGCATCTTTGACTGGGATCAAGCTATACTAAGACTTGATGAGTTAAATACACTCGCGGAAGACCCTGACCTTTGGAATGATCCTGCAAATGCCCAGAAGCTAATGCGTGAGCGCACTCGCCTGGACGACGCAATCGGGGCTGTTCAGGAAATCGAGCAAGACCTCGCTGACAATCAGGAAATTATCGAACTCGCCGATATGGAAGGCGATAGTGATATGGCGATGGAAGCTGAGGAAGCGCTCTCTGGTTTGCTGGACCGTGCTAAAACAGCAGAGCTTGCGGCGCTCCTTTCAGGTGAAGCAGACGGCAATGATACATACATCGAAATTAATTCTGGCGCAGGTGGTACGGAATCACAGGACTGGGCCAGTATGTTATTCAGAATGTATTTCCGCTGGGCAGAGAAAAAAGGACATAAAGTCGAAACCGTTGAATATTCAGATGGCGAGGAAGCGGGGATAAAATCCGCAACCTTGCTCGTGAAGGGTGAGAACGCTTTTGGCTGGTTAAAGACCGAATCTGGCGTGCATCGATTGGTGCGTATTTCACCGTTTGATTCGAATGCGCGGCGTCATACAAGCTTTGCTTCTGTGTGGGTATATCCGGTAATTGACGATTCTATCGATATTGAAATCAGCGAATCTGATCTTAAAATTGATACCTACCGTGCAAGCGGTGCTGGTGGTCAGCACGTGAATACAACAGACTCGGCGGTTCGTATTACACACCTGCCGTCCAAGATTGTTGTTCAGTGTCAGAATGAGCGATCACAGCATAAGAATAAAGCAACTGCGATGGGAATGCTGAAGGCGCGGCTTTATGAAGAAGAACTGCGCCGCCGTGAAGAAGAAGCAAATGCTGTTCATTCGCAAAAGACAGAGATCGGATGGGGGCATCAAATCCGTTCTTATGTGCTACAGCCGTATCAAATGGTGAAAGACCTTAGGACAGGCGAAGAATCGACACAGCCGCAGAATGTTCTGGATGGTGATCTTGATAAATTTATGGCTGCTGCACTTGCCGCCCGCGTTCACGGCGAAAATGCTGACGTGAGTGATATCGAATAATTTTAAATTGATTGGGAGTTATGAAATGGCAGAAGAAAAAAGTGAAAAACAGGAACAACAATCCGAGCAACTGAGTAGAACGCTGTTTGATGCGCGGAAGGTGTTCATTGTTGGAGAGATTGATAAGGATATAGCCCTTAAAACCTGTGCGACTTTGCATGCTATGGCGCATATTTCAAACGATCCGATCACTGTAATTCTTTCGTCTCCCGGCGGCCATGTGGAGTCTGGCGATATGATCCATGATACAATCAAGTTTATAACGCCTGACGTTCGGATTTTAGCGACCGGTTGGGCAGCGAGTGCAGGGGCCTTGATTTTTGCGGCTGCTAACAGAGAAAATAGACTCTCAACACCTAACACCAGGTTTTTGCTGCATCAGCCAAGTGGCGGTGTTGCTGGAGATGCAACCAATATTGATATTCAAGCTAAACAGATTGTTATTATGCGTTCGCGCTTGAACCAGATTTTCGCAGATGCAACAGGTCAAACAATT encodes:
- the prfB gene encoding peptide chain release factor 2 (programmed frameshift); the protein is MRAEAQAIVDNLKQSLALLRRHLDWDQAILRLDELNTLAEDPDLWNDPANAQKLMRERTRLDDAIGAVQEIEQDLADNQEIIELADMEGDSDMAMEAEEALSGLLDRAKTAELAALLSGEADGNDTYIEINSGAGGTESQDWASMLFRMYFRWAEKKGHKVETVEYSDGEEAGIKSATLLVKGENAFGWLKTESGVHRLVRISPFDSNARRHTSFASVWVYPVIDDSIDIEISESDLKIDTYRASGAGGQHVNTTDSAVRITHLPSKIVVQCQNERSQHKNKATAMGMLKARLYEEELRRREEEANAVHSQKTEIGWGHQIRSYVLQPYQMVKDLRTGEESTQPQNVLDGDLDKFMAAALAARVHGENADVSDIE
- a CDS encoding ATP-dependent Clp protease proteolytic subunit, whose product is MAEEKSEKQEQQSEQLSRTLFDARKVFIVGEIDKDIALKTCATLHAMAHISNDPITVILSSPGGHVESGDMIHDTIKFITPDVRILATGWAASAGALIFAAANRENRLSTPNTRFLLHQPSGGVAGDATNIDIQAKQIVIMRSRLNQIFADATGQTIEKIEADMDRDYWMTASEAVEYGLVGKIVDSEANM